From a region of the Catalinimonas alkaloidigena genome:
- a CDS encoding DUF4494 domain-containing protein codes for MGIWFLCKLSYQQQEENGKVTKVKEQYLIDAMSFTEAEARVYEELGSALPEFILQSVNKMNLQEIFHYEDQETWYKAKVVFIDVDEKTGKEKKTVNTMLVTADSVKQACERIEESLGTLMVTWQITDVGLTPIIEIFPYVDDRENNEDVRAFAEEVDLETGEVVAAAATSESSEPA; via the coding sequence ATGGGAATTTGGTTTCTGTGCAAATTGAGCTATCAGCAGCAAGAAGAAAACGGCAAAGTCACGAAGGTAAAAGAGCAGTATTTGATCGATGCCATGTCGTTCACCGAGGCGGAAGCGCGCGTTTACGAAGAACTGGGAAGCGCCCTGCCGGAGTTTATCTTGCAGAGTGTCAATAAGATGAATCTTCAGGAAATTTTCCACTACGAAGATCAGGAGACGTGGTACAAAGCCAAGGTCGTATTCATCGACGTTGATGAGAAAACCGGCAAGGAAAAGAAAACGGTGAACACCATGCTGGTGACGGCCGACAGCGTAAAACAGGCGTGCGAGCGCATCGAAGAGAGCCTCGGTACCCTGATGGTGACCTGGCAGATTACGGACGTAGGTCTGACGCCGATCATCGAGATTTTCCCCTACGTCGACGACCGCGAAAACAACGAAGACGTCCGCGCGTTTGCCGAGGAAGTCGACCTGGAGACGGGCGAAGTGGTGGCGGCTGCCGCTACGAGTGAATCGTCAGAGCCAGCTTAA
- a CDS encoding DUF5686 family protein has protein sequence MHFCFRPLLLLIMIVLAKGIAQGQTLSVRGQARETFTQKPLPFVVVEVNAGERFQISDVDGNFTLDSLRIGDRLEFRLPLHRTGYHVVKKTEDSLRIDMNRYLWVVRADSTTPQARRLIDAVLATQPRHDPLRHRFSLSQYTRLSVSLQNPEAVQQLARRWGKRFGLEKLPPQFGADRHLFLMESVVDRHRRGPLHDKQVIQAVQASGIDYASPLAYALQTQPFSPFDAYLPLAGTDYVGPLHHLTARFYHFEVVDTAGTGSDALYVVRYNAHAPRLMKGLRGLLYIQHRTGQVRYLVAEPDERLRDSPDKVTEHIYQQFAPQGSGGLVPVVTRTQLSVDQVTAYRLRFGATADTRLLDYAPRVQLPRRRFDEFALDYDPGAAVQPPDYWQAHRPYPLTQEDQNTYHLYDTVATIERFDRWLTAGELLYGGRIPYRSVYIDLNRVARFNDYEGLRLGFGFHTNQRLSETLAGGAYVGWGFRDQAFKWGFDGTWQPWLALPLEGTFAFQDDIDEPGGLAFAFDKPQYLSERLRPYRFNRMDRVRRLQLSVEAEPYQNVYFQLGLHQFEREPQYTYQYRELPLTHFQFAEWQAGVRWSFGERFIRTPLDRLSLGTLYPELWLQFAQGLRGAFNGHYRYQRWDLRLRQTIPLAVVGRFGWQLQVGQAHGALPYPILYNAPGSFSPGSVVTHNSFETMRYNEFVADRYLYLFLSHDFGRLYEGSLFFQPALEAISNVGFGGLRHPDYHRGIPIRTLKNGYYESGLFLSDVLVLGVPGLKAGLGAGAFLRIGPYAQSRIGDNLFFKLALTIHS, from the coding sequence ATGCATTTTTGTTTCCGCCCGCTCCTGCTGCTGATCATGATCGTGCTGGCGAAAGGCATTGCCCAGGGCCAAACCCTTTCGGTCCGGGGCCAGGCACGCGAAACCTTTACACAAAAGCCGCTACCGTTCGTAGTAGTGGAGGTCAACGCCGGCGAACGCTTCCAGATTTCCGACGTCGACGGCAATTTTACCCTGGATTCCCTCCGGATCGGCGACCGGCTCGAGTTCCGCCTGCCGCTGCACCGCACCGGGTACCACGTCGTCAAAAAGACGGAAGATTCCCTGCGCATCGACATGAACCGCTACCTGTGGGTGGTGCGGGCAGACAGCACTACGCCCCAGGCCCGCCGGTTGATCGATGCCGTGCTCGCCACACAGCCGCGCCATGACCCGTTGCGCCACCGTTTTTCGCTCAGTCAGTACACACGCCTGAGCGTATCATTGCAAAATCCGGAAGCGGTGCAGCAGCTCGCCCGGCGGTGGGGAAAGCGGTTTGGACTGGAAAAGTTACCGCCTCAGTTCGGGGCCGACCGGCATCTGTTCCTGATGGAATCGGTCGTGGACCGGCACCGCCGCGGCCCACTGCACGACAAGCAAGTCATCCAGGCCGTACAAGCGTCGGGCATCGATTACGCCTCGCCGCTGGCGTATGCTCTGCAAACCCAGCCCTTCTCTCCGTTCGATGCATATTTGCCCCTGGCCGGCACCGATTATGTAGGCCCCCTACACCACCTTACCGCCCGATTTTACCATTTTGAGGTAGTAGATACGGCCGGTACAGGGTCCGATGCCCTGTACGTCGTGCGGTACAATGCCCACGCCCCCCGCCTCATGAAAGGCCTACGCGGGCTGCTTTACATCCAGCACCGGACCGGACAGGTCCGCTACCTGGTGGCCGAACCGGACGAGCGGCTGCGCGACTCACCCGATAAAGTCACGGAACACATCTACCAGCAATTCGCGCCGCAGGGGAGCGGCGGACTTGTGCCCGTCGTTACACGCACGCAGCTCTCGGTCGATCAGGTGACGGCCTATCGGCTGCGCTTCGGGGCGACGGCCGACACGCGTCTGCTCGACTACGCACCGCGGGTACAGTTGCCGCGCCGCCGTTTCGACGAGTTCGCCCTGGACTACGACCCGGGGGCGGCCGTGCAGCCCCCGGACTACTGGCAGGCGCACCGCCCCTACCCCCTGACGCAGGAGGACCAGAACACGTACCACCTGTACGATACGGTGGCGACCATTGAGCGCTTCGACCGCTGGTTAACGGCCGGAGAGCTGCTGTACGGCGGCCGCATTCCGTACCGTTCGGTGTACATCGACCTGAACCGCGTGGCGCGTTTCAACGACTACGAAGGGCTGCGCCTGGGCTTTGGCTTTCATACCAACCAGCGCCTTTCGGAAACACTGGCGGGGGGTGCGTATGTGGGGTGGGGCTTTCGCGACCAGGCGTTCAAGTGGGGCTTCGACGGCACGTGGCAACCCTGGCTGGCGTTGCCGTTGGAAGGTACTTTTGCGTTTCAGGACGACATCGACGAACCCGGTGGGCTGGCGTTTGCCTTCGACAAGCCGCAGTACCTCAGCGAACGCCTGCGCCCCTACCGTTTCAACCGCATGGATCGGGTCCGACGTCTACAACTCTCGGTCGAAGCCGAACCGTACCAGAACGTGTACTTTCAGCTGGGGCTGCACCAGTTCGAGCGGGAACCGCAGTACACGTATCAGTACCGGGAGTTGCCTCTGACGCACTTCCAGTTTGCGGAATGGCAGGCCGGTGTGCGCTGGTCGTTCGGCGAACGGTTCATTCGCACGCCGCTCGATCGGCTTTCGCTCGGCACCCTTTACCCGGAGCTGTGGCTGCAGTTTGCGCAAGGCCTCCGCGGGGCGTTCAACGGTCATTACCGCTACCAGCGTTGGGATCTGCGTCTGCGGCAAACCATTCCTCTGGCCGTGGTGGGGCGGTTCGGCTGGCAGTTGCAGGTGGGGCAGGCCCACGGTGCGTTGCCGTATCCCATCCTCTACAACGCACCGGGCAGTTTCAGTCCGGGCTCGGTAGTGACGCACAACAGCTTCGAGACCATGCGCTACAACGAATTTGTGGCCGACCGGTACCTCTACCTGTTTCTGTCGCATGATTTCGGGCGGCTCTACGAAGGAAGTCTGTTTTTCCAACCTGCGCTCGAAGCCATCAGCAACGTAGGGTTCGGTGGGCTGCGCCACCCGGACTACCACCGGGGCATACCGATTCGTACGCTTAAAAACGGGTATTACGAAAGCGGGCTGTTTCTGAGCGATGTGCTGGTGCTGGGAGTGCCCGGCCTGAAAGCAGGACTGGGCGCAGGGGCCTTCCTTCGGATAGGTCCCTACGCCCAGTCTCGGATAGGCGATAATCTATTCTTTAAGCTGGCTCTGACGATTCACTCGTAG